In Mucilaginibacter auburnensis, the genomic stretch TCACTACGGATGAGAAGGTTTGGGGTTCGAATCCCTACAAGTGCACTGAGAACAAAGCCTTTCTGAATCAACCTAAGAAAGGCTTTTAATTTTTTAAAAGCATGCTCAATTTAGTATTGTTTGGCCCTCCCGGGGCTGGTAAAGGCACCCAATCTCAAAAACTTATTGAAAAATATGGCTTGATCCATCTTTCAACAGGCGATCTGCTACGCGGCGAGATCTCGCAAGGAACAAGTTTAGGATTGGAAGCTAAAAAAGTAATGGATGAGGGGCTTTTAGTTCCTGATTCGGTGGTTATTGGTATGATCAGTAATAAACTTGATGCTAACAGAGATGCCAAAGGATTCATTTTTGACGGCTTCCCGCGCACTACCGCTCAGGCTGAAGCTTTGGATGTGTTATTGGATAGCAAACAATCATCAATAACCGGTATGATAGCCCTTGAAGTTAACGACGACGAGTTGGAAAAACGCCTGTTATTAAGAGGTAAAGATTCAGGTCGCCCGGATGATGCTAACCCGGAGATCATCCGCAAAAGAATTAAAGAATATAATGATAAAACCACACCGGTTGCTGAATACTACAAAG encodes the following:
- a CDS encoding adenylate kinase, producing MLNLVLFGPPGAGKGTQSQKLIEKYGLIHLSTGDLLRGEISQGTSLGLEAKKVMDEGLLVPDSVVIGMISNKLDANRDAKGFIFDGFPRTTAQAEALDVLLDSKQSSITGMIALEVNDDELEKRLLLRGKDSGRPDDANPEIIRKRIKEYNDKTTPVAEYYKAQNKFTGINGIGSIEEIAAAIDAIIAAY